One window of the Torulaspora delbrueckii CBS 1146 chromosome 6, complete genome genome contains the following:
- the UME6 gene encoding DNA-binding transcriptional regulator UME6 (similar to Saccharomyces cerevisiae UME6 (YDR207C); ancestral locus Anc_8.416), with product MGETCGDSREKKIEQEGVPGGDGVLGGCAIQASKVDVEVDRPPLVPNNTPVQTAPGSPARRNGSGGAAADPVAADVAAADSQTSDLPRQRSSSMVEERGPESQSSANGPKEASHVDENSPISIINRRRIFSTSDSRSSAVSQVAGPSGEESGASDDGGIAPQSFYFDKDRSVTDPHVKLDEEKDNLSSWIKSGRDVYSLSESSAKKKDGEFSIHDGLISPQAPRSALSIGSSCGRVMSRDSISGGLEPGRKQRSKSAGDDDNYVPPPPPKFINSKLDGVRSRLLVNPRIAAPKIDEDIGTATAAAVLSNMRSSPFHFADRPQQFSSRPGSSSFSKSYPRPIIRIHHREHSADDENAVLDGDDDEDYDMDEEVKKENDNKLRKNDEEKADRGVTWNKNGKRINRRVAATDSKKKKPKGQGRTKKTYTEEDTANDDGDENYALYHDDDEDDDDEGTTKSGHKGSRQKNAMGSRSRTGCWICRLRKKKCTEERPSCFNCERLNLECHYGVIKPDFVSDPKKKLAKLEEIKTKTKEAKRNAMRKKPTRSSS from the coding sequence ATGGGCGAGACGTGTGGAGACTCGAGGGAGAAAAagattgaacaagaagggGTGCCCGGAGGTGACGGGGTGCTGGGCGGTTGCGCGATACAAGCAAGTAAGGTTGATGTGGAGGTTGATAGGCCACCTTTGGTGCCCAATAATACACCGGTGCAGACTGCTCCGGGTTCGCCGGCCAGGAGGAATGGGTCGGGCGGCGCAGCCGCCGACCCCGTAGCCGCCGACGTGGCGGCGGCTGACTCTCAAACAAGTGATCTACCAAGGCAGAGATCGAGTTCtatggttgaagaaagaggtCCAGAGTCTCAGTCGAGTGCTAATGGGCCGAAGGAAGCCAGTCACGTGGACGAGAACTCTCCGATATCGATTATAAACCGCAGGCGGATCTTTAGCACCAGTGATTCGAGGTCTTCAGCGGTGTCCCAGGTGGCAGGTCCTTCTGGGGAAGAGAGCGGTGCGAGTGATGATGGTGGAATTGCACCACAAAGTTTTTATTTCGATAAGGATCGTTCTGTGACGGACCCGCACGTGAAGTTGGACGAGGAGAAAGATAACCTTTCATCGTGGATCAAGTCGGGACGAGATGTTTATTCGCTTTCCGAGTCatctgcaaagaagaaagacggTGAATTTTCTATCCATGATGGCTTAATATCGCCACAGGCGCCTAGGTCTGCACTGTCGATCGGTAGCTCGTGCGGGCGTGTGATGAGTAGAGATAGTATCTCTGGAGGATTGGAACCGGGTCGTAAGCAGAGATCCAAGTCTGCGGGGGATGATGATAATTACGTGCCGCCACCACCGCcaaaatttatcaattctAAGCTGGATGGGGTGAGATCGAGACTTCTTGTGAACCCAAGAATCGCAGCGCccaagattgatgaagacatTGGGACTGCCACGGCAGCAGCTGTTTTGTCAAATATGCGGTCGTCACCGTTCCATTTCGCTGATAGACCACAACAATTTAGTAGTCGACCgggatcttcttctttctcaaagagtTATCCAAGACCTATAATACGTATTCATCACAGAGAACACTCCGCggatgatgagaatgcTGTTTTGGATGgcgatgatgacgaagattACGACATGGATGAAGAGGTCAAGAAGGAAAATGATAATAAACTGCGAaagaacgatgaagagaaggcAGATAGAGGAGTTACGTGGAATAAAAACGGGAAAAGGATTAACCGTAGAGTGGCGGCAACAGActctaagaagaagaaaccaaaagGTCAGGGAAGGACAAAGAAGACGTATACCGAGGAGGACACTGCCAACGATGATGGAGACGAAAATTACGCCCTGTACCAcgacgatgacgaagaCGACGATGACGAGGGGACTACGAAGAGTGGCCATAAGGGTTCCAGGCAAAAGAATGCCATGGGATCGCGTTCCCGTACTGGTTGTTGGATTTGTCGTctaagaaagaaaaaatgtACTGAGGAGAGGCCCAGTTGTTTCAACTGTGAAAGATTGAATTTGGAATGTCATTATGGTGTCATCAAACCAGACTTTGTCTCCGATCctaagaagaaattagCTAAACTGGAAGAGATTAAAACTAAGACCAAGGAGGCAAAGCGGAATGCCATGAGGAAGAAACCAACTCGATCCAGTTCCTGA
- the TDEL0F05430 gene encoding uncharacterized protein, with protein sequence MRCLSDITLYKHYLSRKCALLNHRRSSRASSSSTLVSNRCPYNCPPFLEGVAEHRLVAVVAGSNLVEVDPVGSSPVEVDLAGNCLVEVPVGNFPAGDFLVGNFPEVVDLVDSNPCSFCRFEALSKDWLPKGLFIVGLACLITKKIWAYIPSKFSGGNKTINKQKKNLIFVKL encoded by the coding sequence ATGAGATGTTTATCTGATATTACACTATACAAACACTACTTGAGTAGAAAGTGTGCTTTGCTTAATCACCGCAGATCATCTCGAGcaagcagcagcagcacATTAGTTTCAAACAGGTGTCCATACAACTGCCCTCCTTTTTTGGAGGGGGTTGCTGAGCATAGACtggttgctgttgttgctggtAGTAACCTTGTTGAGGTGGACCCTGTTGGTAGTAGCCCTGTTGAGGTGGACCTTGCTGGTAATTGCCTTGTGGAGGTCCCTGTTGGAAATTTCCCTGCTGGTGATTTCCTTGTTGGTAATTTCCCTGAGGTGGTGGACCTTGTTGATAGTAATCCCTGTTCATTCTGCCGTTTTGAAGCTCTTTCCAAGGACTGGTTGCCTAAAGGTTTGTTTATTGTAGGCTTGGCGTGTTTAATTACTAAAAAAATCTGGGCATACATACCCTCGAAGTTCTCTGGTGGAAACAAAACAATAAATAAACAAAAGAAAAATCTGATCTTTGTAAAACTGTAA
- the GCD6 gene encoding translation initiation factor eIF2B catalytic subunit epsilon (similar to Saccharomyces cerevisiae GCD6 (YDR211W); ancestral locus Anc_8.420) — protein MAGKKGKSGGKSAQNGLSKGEMAQDDRLQAIVLTDSFETRFMPLTSVKPKCLLPLANVPLIEYTLEFLATANAKEVLLVCSSHATQINEYIEQSKWNLPWSPFKVATIMSPEARSVGDAMRDLDNRGVITGDFILISGDVITNVEFDKLYDFHKKMRAKDKDHILTMCLSKASQYHRTRSFEPAAFILDKADDRCLYYQKIPTAFSREKSALEIDPELLENVEEFTIRNDLIDCRIDICSPLVPAIFQENFDYQMLRSDFVKGILSSDLLSKHVYAYITDEHAARVESWQTYDSISQDFIGRWCFPLTLDANIMSDQTYSYESGHVYKEKDVVLAQSCKIGRCTAIGSRTRIGEGTTIENSVIGRNCQIGENIRIQNSYIWDNAVIGNKSIIDHCIVANNAVLGQNVTLDDGCVIGFDVRIDDNMEVPSGTRISGTPVKSMHPQDFGMSDDESSDSEKEDDKIIGSLAVTLVGSQGLGYKYESDLSDMDEEAVDMDKVANDLSNRLEEACLSDDSISSATTRTRKKRTMSANSAYTDREENASDLEEEEEDFQVEGIATVKRAIENNHDLDTALLELNTLRMSMNVTYHEVRDATVIALLRRVHHFIATQTLGCKEAVTKVFGQWGLLFRRQAFDPEEYIDLMDILMNRTSEQGFEKPDLVLFSALNTLYDNDILDEDLIYRWWDAVSQDPAFDEVKRLTAKWVEWLKEADEESTEESSEDEEDTSEEE, from the coding sequence ATGGCCGGAAAGAAGGGCAAATCTGGTGGGAAAAGCGCTCAAAATGGGCTCTCCAAAGGCGAAATGGCACAGGACGATCGTTTGCAAGCCATTGTGCTTACAGATTCTTTCGAAACAAGGTTTATGCCACTCACTTCTGTGAAGCCCAAGTGTTTGCTGCCGTTGGCTAATGTTCCATTAATAGAATACACTTTGGAGTTTTTGGCAACCGCTAATGCCAAAGAAGTGCTGCTTGTATGCTCATCGCATGCTACACAGATTAATGAATATATTGAACAATCCAAATGGAATTTACCTTGGTCTCCATTCAAAGTGGCAACAATAATGTCCCCGGAGGCCCGTTCTGTCGGAGATGCCATGAGAGACTTGGACAACAGAGGCGTCATTACGGGTGATTTTATCCTGATTAGTGGTGACGTGATTACTAACGTTGAATTCGATAAACTTTATGATTTCCACAAGAAGATGCGTGCTAAGGATAAAGATCATATTCTTACTATGTGTCTGAGCAAAGCTTCCCAGTACCACCGTACAAGGTCGTTCGAACCAGCTGCTTTCATCCTCGACAAGGCCGACGACAGATGTTTGTATTACCAGAAGATTCCAACGGCTTTCTCACGTGAAAAGTCTGCCCTTGAGATTGACCCTGAGTTGCTGGAGAATGTCGAAGAATTCACCATTCGTAACGATTTAATCGATTGTCGTATTGATATCTGTTCCCCTCTGGTGCCAGCGATTTTCCAAGAAAACTTTGACTACCAAATGCTCAGATCGGACTTTGTTAAAGGTATCTTGTCCAGTGATCTGCTAAGTAAACACGTCTACGCCTATATTACGGATGAGCATGCCGCTAGGGTCGAAAGTTGGCAAACTTACGATTCGATCTCCCAGGATTTCATCGGCAGATGGTGCTTTCCACTCACTTTGGATGCCAACATTATGTCGGACCAAACTTACTCGTACGAATCGGGCCACGTTTACAAGGAGAAGGATGTCGTTTTGGCACAGTCCTGCAAGATCGGCAGATGTACCGCAATTGGTTCGAGAACTAGGATTGGTGAGGGAACTACCATTGAAAACAGTGTTATCggaagaaattgccaaaTTGGTGAAAACATTAGGATCCAGAATAGTTATATCTGGGATAATGCAGTGATAGGTAATAAGAGCATCATTGACCACTGTATCGTTGCTAATAATGCGGTACTGGGCCAGAACGTGACTCTGGACGACGGATGTGTGATTGGGTTCGACGTCAGGATCGATGACAACATGGAAGTGCCAAGCGGTACCCGTATCTCGGGCACCCCAGTCAAAAGTATGCACCCCCAGGATTTTGGTATGTCCGACGATGAGTCTTCTGATTCTGAGAAGGAGGACGACAAGATCATCGGTTCGCTAGCGGTCACTTTGGTCGGTTCGCAGGGTCTAGGCTATAAATACGAGAGCGACCTATCAGATATGGACGAAGAGGCCGTTGATATGGACAAGGTTGCAAACGATCTTTCGAACAGACTAGAAGAAGCCTGTCTAAGTGATGattccatttcttctgcaACAACGAGAaccaggaagaagagaaccATGTCTGCAAACAGCGCCTACACTgacagagaagaaaacgCTTCAgatctggaagaagaagaagaagatttccaaGTGGAAGGTATAGCCACGGTCAAGAGAGCCATCGAGAACAACCACGATCTTGACACGGCACTCTTGGAGCTCAACACCTTGAGAATGAGTATGAACGTGACGTACCACGAAGTGAGAGATGCGACAGTAATTGCTCTGCTCCGTAGAGTGCATCATTTCATCGCCACACAGACCCTGGGCTGCAAGGAAGCTGTTACGAAAGTCTTTGGCCAATGGGGTCTTCTTTTCCGCAGGCAAGCATTCGATCCTGAAGAGTATATTGATCTTATGGACATCCTCATGAACCGCACATCGGaacaaggatttgaaaagccGGACTTGGTGCTCTTCAGCGCCCTCAACACGCTCTATGACAACGATATCCTAGACGAAGATCTTATCTACAGGTGGTGGGACGCCGTCTCGCAAGATCCAGCGTTCGACGAAGTGAAGCGACTCACGGCGAAATGGGTTGAATGGCTCAAAGAAGCAGACGAGGAGTCCACAGAAGAGtcttcagaagatgaggaagacACATCTGAAGAGGAGTAG
- the MSS4 gene encoding 1-phosphatidylinositol-4-phosphate 5-kinase (similar to Saccharomyces cerevisiae MSS4 (YDR208W); ancestral locus Anc_8.418), with translation MTMALTRSLQVETVGKELHRNYHSPSNSESNTESPRLSDRECTSSTPTSIDDTTAMQHDMEAVKISDGQEVEPVDYFGPKNRLQENTGRVREKEDDDSTPKASGNDGDSVLDNSSLIQTDSYIQDLNDDHILLNRKVSRVSARRTRTQESIRKSIPFQASKHSQILPVEDNDSKPENSVNLPNGSMTSLPARLPRRRDSHMRKQSSTSFSSMPPEIPTTNTSALNKSESKATEKKAKKSLLHKREVRRKRKSFPQDDDRVLIGNKVSEGHVNFIIAYNMLTGIRVAVSRCSGIMKPLTPVDFKFTKKLAFDYHGNELTPSSQYAFKFKDYSPEVFRELRAMFGLDPADYLVSLTSRYVLSELNSPGKSGSFFYFSRDYKYIIKTIHHAEHVHLRRHLHAYYTHIKENPDTMICQFYGLHRVKMPISFQNKVKHRKIYFLVMNNLFPPHLEMHTTFDLKGSTWGRVTKIDPEKAKDEAYRPVLKDVNWLEREERIEFGPLKKKKFLQQLKKDVELLARLNIMDYSLLLGIHDMNKAREEEDLELPDGPIPAGHSEGTSGVPTGPVIPHYFKEFEGGIRSSDTFNNDTDLIYYVGIIDCLTNYSFLKKLETFWRSLSHDLKVVSAVPPKDYADRFYEFIADSVSALPPTRYRDNPDVPDYRD, from the coding sequence ATGACAATGGCACTGACAAGGTCATTGCAGGTGGAAACTGTGGGAAAAGAACTGCACAGGAACTATCATTCGCCCTCTAATTCAGAATCTAACACCGAGAGCCCTAGACTCTCTGACAGGGAGTGTACTTCGTCTACACCTACGTCGATTGACGATACAACTGCTATGCAGCACGATATGGAAGCTGTCAAGATCTCAGATGGACAGGAGGTAGAGCCTGTGGATTATTTTGGGCCCAAAAATAGACTCCAAGAGAATACTGGCAGAGTACGAgagaaagaggatgatgattctaCCCCGAAAGCTTCTGGAAATGATGGAGATAGTGTTTTGGATAATAGCAGTCTCATACAAACGGATTCATATATTCAGGATCTCAACGATGACCACATTCTACTCAATAGAAAAGTTTCCAGGGTTTCTGCTCGAAGAACTAGGACGCAGGAGAGTATACGCAAGAGTATTCCATTTCAGGCATCAAAGCATTCGCAGATCTTGCCAGTCGAGGATAACGATTCGAAACCCGAAAACTCCGTTAATTTGCCAAATGGTTCGATGACTTCGTTGCCTGCCAGGTTGCCCAGGAGGAGGGATAGCCATATGAGGAAGCAATCGTCAACTTCGTTCTCGTCAATGCCTCCTGAGATCCCTACTACTAACACAAGCGCATTGAACAAATCTGAGTCGAAGGCCACAGAAAAGAAAGCGAAAAAATCCCTATTGCATAAGAGAGAAGtgagaaggaagagaaaatcTTTTCCTCAGGATGACGATCGGGTTCTGATTGGGAATAAAGTCAGTGAAGGTCACgtcaatttcatcataGCATATAACATGTTGACTGGTATTCGAGTCGCTGTGTCGCGTTGCTCAGGCATCATGAAGCCACTTACTCCAGtggatttcaaattcacaaaGAAACTTGCTTTCGATTACCACGGGAACGAATTGACTCCTTCGTCGCAGTATGCattcaaattcaaggaTTACAGCCCTGAAGTTTTTAGAGAATTGCGTGCCATGTTTGGCCTTGATCCAGCTGACTACTTAGTCTCGTTGACTTCCCGCTATGTGCTAAGTGAATTAAATTCTCCCGGTAAAAGTGGATCATTTTTCTATTTCTCAAGAGATTACAAATATATCATCAAGACTATCCATCACGCAGAACATGTTCACCTCAGGAGGCATTTACACGCGTACTATACGCATATCAAGGAAAATCCAGATACTATgatttgtcaattttaCGGTTTGCACAGAGTGAAAATGCCCATTTCGTTCCAAAATAAGGTTAAGCACAGAAAGATTTATTTCCTAGTGATGAACAATCTTTTCCCGCCACATCTCGAAATGCATACGACATTCGACCTCAAGGGGTCCACTTGGGGTCGAGTCACCAAGATAGATCCCGAAAAGGCCAAGGACGAGGCCTATAGACCAGTTTTGAAGGACGTGAACTGGCTCGAGCGGGAAGAACGCATCGAGTTCGGCcctctgaagaagaaaaagttCTTGCAGCAGCTCAAAAAGGATGTCGAACTTCTCGCGAGATTGAATATAATGGACTACTCGTTGCTGCTTGGTATACATGATATGAATAAAGcacgagaagaagaagatttggaattaCCAGATGGTCCTATTCCCGCAGGACACTCTGAAGGTACAAGCGGTGTACCGACGGGGCCCGTGATACCGCActatttcaaagagttcGAAGGCGGAATTCGCAGCTCCGATACTTTTAACAACGATACCGATCTAATATACTACGTGGGAATAATAGATTGTCTGACAAACTATTCTttcctgaagaaattggaaacTTTCTGGAGAAGCCTGAGTCACGACCTGAAAGTTGTAAGCGCTGTACCACCAAAGGACTACGCCGACCGTTTCTACGAATTCATTGCAGATTCAGTCAGCGCTCTTCCCCCTACAAGGTATCGGGATAACCCAGACGTGCCGGATTACAGAGATTAG
- the BNA5 gene encoding kynureninase (similar to Saccharomyces cerevisiae BNA5 (YLR231C); ancestral locus Anc_8.417) has translation MELAVQLDGKYGETLRGEFCVPTMRSMGLESDDLDQEVMYLCGNSLGLMPRKTRSAVTKELDAWSMRGVEAHFRHPGVAEDCTSWVDVDLPVLPLLEPIVGAQTGEVAVMNSLTANLNSLLVAFYRPEGKRAKILFEKAAFPSDYYAFYAQCELHGLDPTETLIQVEPRDGETSIKTQDVLDTIERYKDELALVCLPGIQYYSGQLFEMEAITKFAHQYPGIVVGWDLAHAVGNVELQLHDWGVDFACWCSYKYLNAGPGAIGGLFVHSKHAGSSEKYLPRLSGWWGNNAARRFQMLEKWEPIPGALGFRQSNPSVLDVVALRSSLELFAKYGGMSKIRARSLKLTGYLLKSLKQSPFYTDDHSKIGFNVITPVDRDSDHGSQLSLRFYPLDSDTMGQVSSYANKRGLIGDERRPNVMRLAPAPLYNTFQDVFGAVQLLNEALTAITKRKR, from the coding sequence ATGGAATTGGCAGTTCAATTGGATGGAAAGTATGGCGAAACGTTGAGAGGGGAGTTTTGCGTTCCAACTATGAGGTCAATGGGGCTTGAAAGCGACGATTTGGACCAAGAAGTGATGTACCTTTGTGGGAACTCATTGGGTTTGATGCCAAGGAAGACGAGGTCTGCTGTTACGAAAGAGTTGGATGCTTGGTCTATGCGCGGTGTTGAAGCGCATTTTAGACACCCGGGCGTCGCTGAGGACTGTACTTCGTGGGTTGATGTGGATTTACCAGTTTTGCCGTTATTGGAGCCTATAGTGGGAGCTCAAACCGGTGAGGTTGCAGTGATGAACAGTTTGACAGCCAATTTGAATAGTCTATTAGTGGCTTTTTACAGGCCAGAAGGGAAACGTGCAAAAATATTGTTTGAGAAGGCTGCTTTCCCCTCAGATTACTACGCTTTTTATGCACAGTGTGAGTTGCATGGCCTTGATCCTACAGAAACGTTGATCCAGGTGGAACCTCGAGATGGTGAAACGTCTATTAAAACACAGGATGTGCTCGATACGATTGAGCGGTACAAAGACGAGCTGGCGCTTGTGTGTCTGCCCGGGATTCAGTACTACTCGGGACAATTGTTCGAAATGGAGGCTATAACGAAATTCGCCCACCAGTATCCTGGGATTGTGGTCGGTTGGGACTTGGCGCACGCCGTAGGGAACGTAGAACTGCAATTGCACGATTGGGGGGTGGATTTCGCATGTTGGTGTTCCTACAAGTATTTGAATGCTGGTCCCGGTGCCATTGGTGGACTCTTTGTCCATTCAAAACATGCCGGAAGCTCTGAAAAGTACTTACCACGTCTTTCTGGTTGGTGGGGCAATAACGCTGCTCGCAGATTTCAAATGCTCGAAAAATGGGAACCTATTCCAGGTGCTCTTGGGTTCAGGCAATCGAATCCTAGTGTTTTAGACGTTGTAGCGCTTCGCAGCTCACTCGAGCTATTTGCCAAGTACGGTGGTATGAGCAAAATACGTGCCAGATCTCTCAAACTTACGGGATACCTCCTCAAGTCATTAAAGCAATCGCCTTTTTACACAGACGACCACTCTAAAATTGGCTTTAATGTTATCACACCAGTGGACCGCGACTCAGACCACGGCTCACAGCTATCCTTAAGATTCTATCCACTTGACAGCGACACCATGGGGCAAGTTTCAAGCTACGCAAATAAGAGAGGACTGATCGGTGACGAACGCAGACCCAATGTGATGCGTCTCGCTCCAGCACCACTTTACAACACCTTTCAGGACGTATTCGGAGCCGTTCAATTGCTCAACGAGGCATTGACAGCCATCACTAAAAGAAAACGATAA
- the TDEL0F05390 gene encoding uncharacterized protein (similar to Saccharomyces cerevisiae EBS1 (YDR206W) and EST1 (YLR233C); ancestral locus Anc_8.415) yields MSSPLTNAEKNVWETINNFQGQLDSTFKSNQIVHDYAPLKGFLSFVDSKLTRMVIESLREQHAVYENADGTIDDKTVPLILRLYWEKICYPIFKWFQAWRKMLLPKTPKDQPKYVEFRRMNAKLTKFFKSTHKFYYNILEDLAARYDCSVVLPLEILKELNLHGKSSDLRIKLDSNNSFTIFIMRTLHTCLLYLGAAHRYKAAGEKVNNRYQVQDFQKSIRYLDLACMILPSIGEAYLQKGLIYVQTDNLGSATHQFIRSALARIPSRAARTNFATIIHDRNSQLHQKFDKILIDLNRQVSDKTRIVNREIIEYYFLALFATNFSPQTWVNPMREDCLQNGLQLNMLENTLNDTIMTRYIKNIDVLFEELITVIGGFDLLLISCRKGTENFDPRTTNLKDLKKNHLSYLAFAFNFITNMLNVIKESWIRNLEDYHYLAMVRVVECWLKSNRAALQYSHRDERFCKAFALLLNDILKSDMFDMKTMSTSKPARSYFFQEDIRLKEFFAVKNALADFDDTKIYSMEDSAARLMGFVPEDERLDALEEASLRLKAIVASGQKFLVKNSCGIVWNALKLVYEFSRPATKKAELVVVQKVEIKSARAEKKPSIAQRPKTLSVAELEEKLERTRQGSPQWGYSGSSAPMAPDSFKIKPSSDLTDSAQVVISEGSLNFNSSSSTLSSYSPRSENRVIEVSESQAPGTDKSQSNHVESIAPSKAPLQPPQPQIPQSLGSAAVFPPNMIYAPVQPGPFTQPMMYPQYGIPPYGQPPAPQTTQGFGQGYPPNWAVQQYFQQGQYPFIGQPQQPQYRFQGQPAAGQAAQFPYIARP; encoded by the coding sequence ATGAGCTCACCGCTAACAAATGCTGAGAAGAATGTATGGGAGACAATAAATAATTTTCAAGGGCAATTAGACtccactttcaaatccaatCAAATTGTGCATGACTATGCCCCACTAAAAGGATTTTTATCCTTTGTTGACTCTAAGTTGACTCGTATGGTCATTGAATCCTTGAGGGAGCAGCATGCAGTATATGAAAATGCCGACGGGACCATAGATGATAAGACAGTGCCTTTGATCCTCAGACTCTATTGGGAAAAGATATGTTATCCCATCTTCAAGTGGTTTCAGGCATGGAGGAAAATGCTATTGCCCAAGACACCAAAGGATCAACCTAAATATGTGGAGTTTAGAAGGATGAATGCcaaattgacaaaatttttcaagtctACTCACAAATTCTATTACAATATCCTGGAAGATTTGGCTGCGCGCTATGATTGCTCAGTTGTGCTGCCTTTGGAGATTCTAAAAGAGCTGAACTTGCATGGAAAGAGCTCCGATTTACGGATCAAACTGGATTCAAATAATAGTTTCACGATTTTCATTATGAGAACGTTGCATACTTGTCTGCTATACCTCGGGGCGGCTCACCGTTACAAAGCCGCTGGTGAGAAGGTTAACAACAGGTATCAGGTTCAGGATTTCCAAAAATCGATCAGATACTTGGATTTGGCATGTATGATACTACCGTCTATTGGTGAGGCCTATCTGCAAAAAGGTCTTATTTATGTGCAAACGGACAATCTTGGATCGGCCACCCATCAGTTCATCAGAAGTGCACTAGCAAGGATTCCAAGTCGTGCTGCTCGCACAAATTTTGCTACCATCATACATGACAGAAACAGTCAATTACATCAAAAGTTTGATAAGAttttgattgatttgaatCGCCAAGTGTCTGATAAAACAAGAATCGTCAACAGGGAAATAATTGAGTATtatttcttggcattgtTCGCCACGAACTTTTCCCCTCAGACTTGGGTCAACCCCATGAGGGAAGACTGTTTGCAAAATGGTTTACAGCTAAATATGCTGGAAAATACATTGAACGACACAATCATGACCAGGtacatcaagaacatcGATGTattgtttgaagaactcatcACGGTAATCGGTGGTTTTGATCTTCTACTCATTAGTTGCCGGAAAGGAACTGAGAATTTCGACCCAAGAACAACGAATTTAAAAGAcctgaagaaaaatcacTTATCCTACCTCGCCTTTGcattcaatttcatcaccaaCATGTTGAACGTGATAAAAGAGTCATGGATTAGAAATCTCGAAGACTATCATTATCTGGCTATGGTAAGAGTAGTAGAATGCTGGCTAAAATCTAATCGTGCCGCATTGCAATACTCTCATCGCGACGAAAGGTTTTGTAAAGCTTTCGCGCTATTGTTGAacgatattttgaagagtgaTATGTTCGATATGAAAACGATGTCTACCAGTAAACCCGCAAGATCCTATTTTTTCCAGGAGGACATTCGTTTAAAAGAGTTTTTTGCCGTGAAGAACGCATTGGCAGACTTTGATGATACTAAGATCTATTCCATGGAGGACTCGGCCGCCAGATTGATGGGGTTTGTACCTGAGGATGAAAGACTGGATGCACTCGAGGAAGCCTCTTTAAGGCTAAAGGCGATTGTTGCATCGGGTCAAAAATTCCTCGTCAAGAATAGTTGTGGAATTGTATGGAACGCTTTGAAGCTGGTCTACGAATTTTCAAGACCGGCCACAAAGAAAGCAGAACTTGTCGTGGTTCAGAAGGTTGAAATAAAATCTGCAAGGGCTGAGAAGAAACCTAGTATTGCTCAAAGACCAAAGACATTGTCAGTGGCTGAAttagaagaaaaattggagCGCACGCGTCAAGGTTCTCCTCAATGGGGTTATAGTGGTTCTTCTGCACCTATGGCGCCTGACAGTTTTAAGATCAAGCCAAGCTCTGACTTGACAGATTCAGCTCAAGTAGTGATTTCTGAAGGctctctcaatttcaacagctCTTCTAgtactctttcttcctaTTCTCCGCGGTCTGAGAACCGCGTGATCGAGGTTAGTGAGTCGCAAGCACCCGGTACTGATAAAAGTCAATCAAACCATGTCGAGTCAATAGCTCCGTCGAAAGCTCCATTGCAACCACCTCAACCACAGATTCCTCAATCGTTGGGTTCTGCGGCTGTTTTTCCTCCCAACATGATCTACGCTCCAGTTCAACCTGGGCCATTCACCCAGCCAATGATGTATCCACAATATGGTATACCTCCATATGGTCAACCTCCAGCTCCACAGACAACCCAAGGCTTTGGGCAAGGCTATCCTCCCAACTGGGCGGTTCAGCAGTATTTTCAGCAAGGTCAGTACCCATTCATCGGTCAACCTCAACAGCCCCAGTATCGGTTCCAAGGACAACCGGCTGCTGGTCAGGCTGCTCAGTTTCCCTACATTGCTAGGCCTTGA